GCTCGAGGTGGTGGGCAGCTCGCAGGACGGCGAGCAGGCCGTGGAGGACGTGGTCCAGGCCCGGCCGCAGCTGGTGCTGTTGGACCTGGAGCTGCCGGGCCTCAACGGCATCGAGGTGACGCGGCGGGTGAAGCGCCGGGCCCCCGAGGTGGAGGTGCTCATCCTCACGTCCTTCGAGGACGAGCAGAAGGTGTACGAGGCGATCCAAGCGGGGGCCTCGGGCTACCTGGTGAAGAGGGTGGGGCCGGAGAAGATCCGCTCGGGCATCCGCGAGGTGATGGAGGGCGGCACGGTGCTCGAGCCCCTCATCGCGCGGCGCTTCTGGAACTACTTCCAGTCCATCCAGGCGAAGCCGCCCGAGCCGGCGAAGCAGAACCCGTGGGGCCTGACGCCCACCGAGTTCGACGTGCTGCGCTACGTGGCCAAGGGCCTGTCCAACGCCGAGGTGGGGCGGGTGATGACGCTGGAGCGGCGCACGGTGCGCACGCACCTGACGCACATCTACCGGAAGATGGGCGTCAACTCGCACGTGGACGCGGTGGTGATGGCCCTGCGCGCGGGGTTCGTGGAGCTTTGAGCCCCCGACCTTTCGAGCAGGCCAGGGTGTTGCTGGTGGTGAAACCCGAGTAGGCGCGCATGGACCGGGGGGCGTTGTTTCCCGTGCCGTGAGGCGTGCTTCACTGGCGCCATCATGACAGCCGCCCCCGCGCTTCCTCCCACCGCTCCTCCCACCACCGGCGAGTACGCTCCCTCTCGCCTCGAGCTGATCAAGACAGCTCGGAGCCGCGGCCGTCTCGGGATGATGATGGACGTCTGGCACAACCACGGTGACCTGACGCGCCTGCGGATCGGCCAGCGCCCGTTCTTCCTGGTGGTCCACCCCTCGCACGTGCGCCACATCTCCGTCACCCACCGCCAGAACTACGACAAGCTCCAGAGCTACGAGAACGTCCGCCAGCTGTTGCTCGGCGATGGAGTGCTCTCCGCCACCGGCGAGGACTGGCGCCAGCAGCGCAAGCTCATGGCTCCGTTCTTCACCCCTCGCAACGTGGAGAAGTTCCTCCCCATCTTCATCGCCGACACCCAGCACTTCATCGAGCGCTGGCGCTCGCGCCAGGGCTCCGGCCAGCCCGTCGAGATGCTCACCGAGATGATGCTCATCACCGCCCGCGTCATCCTGCACTCCGTCTTCAGCACGGACTCGGACGAGACCCTGCTGCGCTTCAAGGGCGCGGTGGAGACGATGATCGGCTTCGTGTCGGCTCGGAGCAACCAGCCGTTCCAGATGCCGCTGTGGCTGCCCACTCCCGGCAACCTGCGCTTCAGGCGGGCCCAGCGGCTCGTGAACGCCTATATCCGCCAGCTCCTCGCGCAGCGCCGCGCCATCCCCGAGGCCCAGTGGCCCGAGGATCTCCTCACGAAGTTGATGACCACGCGCGACGAGGAGACGGGCGCCACCATGGCGGACCAGCTCCTGCTCGACAACGGCATCACCCTGTTCTTCGCCGGGCACGAGACCACGGCCCGCACGCTGTCGTTCCTCTGGTACGCGCTCTCCCAGAACCCCGAGGTGGAGGCGCGCCTGCACGCCGAGCTGGACTCGGTGCTGGGGGACGCGCCGCCGACGATCGACGACCTGAAGAAGCTCCCGTACACCCTCCGGGTCGTGAAGGAGGTGCTCCGGCTCTATCCGGCCGCGCCGTTCTACGCGCGCGATGCCATCGCCGAGGACTCGCTCGACGGGGTGACGATCCCCGCCGGTTCACGGATGCTGCTCTTCTCGTACGCCACCCACCGCCACCCGGACTTCTGGGAGGACCCGGAGCGGTTCGAGCCCGATCGCTGGTCGCCCGAGCGCGAGGCGGCACGTGACTCGCACGCCTACCACCCGTTCGCGGCCGGCCAGCGCATCTGCCTGGGCAACAACTTCTCCCTGTTCGAGACGCACCTGATCACCGCCATGCTGGCGCGCCGGTTCAAGGTGCGTCTGGAGCCCGGTCACACGCCGCACATCGACACGGCCGGCACGCTCGGCGTGCGCAACGGCCTGTGGATGCGCATCGAGGCGCGTTAGTGGGGTGTCCACGAAGTTCGTGGACAGAGTCGTGTTGCGCATGCTCCCTCTCCCTTTGGGAGAGGGCGGGGGTGAGGGTCGTCGCCTTCGTGTTCCGGGGGAAGACCCTCACCCTAGCCCTCTCCCAGAGGGAGAGGGGACATCCACGGACCCTCGGACCCTGTCCAAGGACTTCGTGGACACTCCACTCGAGGGGAAGGGGAACTACGGCCGCACCAGCCGCAGGTGCGACTTGCGGCCGCGGCCACTCGGGGGCAGGGGGGGCATTCCCTGACCGTCATCCAGTGGGAGATCCCTCAGCTCCTCGCCCTGGTTGTTCTCCGGCGCGAGCGGATCCGCCGGCCCTCGCAGGCCCGAGCGGAGAATCACCAGGAAGAGCACCGTCAGCAGCAGGGAGATGGCGATGAGCGTCAGGCTGGCGTTGAGGTACAGCGTGTCGCGCGCTCCGGGATCCGGGAAGAAGAGGATGGTGACGAGCAGCATCCACCACACCCCGAGCAGCGTGAGGCCCACGCTCCCGACCCACAGCTTCACCCGCGAGCCCAGGGAACGCCGCACCGGGAAGCCCACGACCTTTCTTGCAACGGGATACGACCCGGAGGGGTGGTTCTCCTTCTCCCTCGACGCGACCCGGGCCAGCGCGAGCTCGGGAACCGCGTCCCTCCACTCGCGAGGCCTGCTGGACGACGGCACCCACGCGAATCCGCGCTCCCGGCGCACCCAGACGAGGGCCAGCGCCATCAGGGCGACGAGGGTGAACGTGGCGGGGCTCATCCGGAGGGACTCGATGGCGCCGCGCAGGAGCACGGCACCGGCGAGGCCCGAGAGCAGCAACCGGAGGCGAGGGGGAATGAACACCGGCATGGAGCGAACGGTAGCAGAGATGGGAGGCCTCTCCAGTTTGCCATCGGTCCGGGTCGATTGCACTCCTCGCGTAACCCCTTCCACTGTCCACCCCCCGACTCCGGTCTCCTCCACCAGGGAACTCAGGCCGTGCTTGACAGCCGGCCGGGCTCCTCAGGTGGTGGGGTCGACGATCGGCTCCGGCATCACCCACAGCCCCGCGGGGTTTCCATAGGCCTGATCGAAGGCGTAGAGGATGCCCGTCCAGCGATCCCAGAAGGTGGCCCAGTTGTACTCGGTGGGAGGGGAGGTGAAGGGGTTGCCGTCCGGATCCGGCCGGCTGTAGGCATAGTCGGCGTACGTCCACTCCACGGTGCCGAAGTACGTCTTGAGCAGCGGGGTGATGGCCTCCAGCAGCGCGGAGCGGGACACCTCGTCCGGGCGCTGCACGGCCGGCGCGAAGACGGGCTGCGCCATGTCGTGCTGCTCGCGCCAGGCCACGTAGTTGTTGCCCATGGCGATGAGCGCGTCGCGCGCGGTCGGCGTGGGCGCCAGGCGGGCCTTCTCGTAGAGCGCGAAGGCGGCCACCAGCAGGCTCTTCCAGTGCATGCCCGGGAAGATGCTCTCGAACTGGTAGGGCCGGGGTGTGTCGTTGGCGTGGGCGAGCGCGTACTCATAGGCGGCCCGAGCCTCCTGCGGCACGGCCTCCGGGAGGGAGAACTCCGTCAGCACGCGCTCGGGCGTCACCTCGCCGGTGGCGGTCCGGCGCCAGTCGAGGAACAGGCGCCCCGAGCCACCGATGTCCGTGAAGATGGCGACGTTGCCCTCGTGCAGGGTGCGCTCCAGGGTGATGACGAGGGACTCCGCCTTGTCGAGCGGAAGGAAGCCCGGCGCGCTCCAGTAGAGCGAGGCGAAGCGCAGGGTGGTGGCGGTGAGGGTGCGCGGGTCGGCCAGCGCCTCCCAGTTCATGGCCGTGGTGAGCGAGGCGATCGACGTGGCCGCGTCGAGGGGAATGC
This is a stretch of genomic DNA from Archangium violaceum. It encodes these proteins:
- a CDS encoding response regulator, translated to MERTRIFVVEDQPTLLRNLLKVLGTFPELEVVGSSQDGEQAVEDVVQARPQLVLLDLELPGLNGIEVTRRVKRRAPEVEVLILTSFEDEQKVYEAIQAGASGYLVKRVGPEKIRSGIREVMEGGTVLEPLIARRFWNYFQSIQAKPPEPAKQNPWGLTPTEFDVLRYVAKGLSNAEVGRVMTLERRTVRTHLTHIYRKMGVNSHVDAVVMALRAGFVEL
- a CDS encoding cytochrome P450, translated to MTAAPALPPTAPPTTGEYAPSRLELIKTARSRGRLGMMMDVWHNHGDLTRLRIGQRPFFLVVHPSHVRHISVTHRQNYDKLQSYENVRQLLLGDGVLSATGEDWRQQRKLMAPFFTPRNVEKFLPIFIADTQHFIERWRSRQGSGQPVEMLTEMMLITARVILHSVFSTDSDETLLRFKGAVETMIGFVSARSNQPFQMPLWLPTPGNLRFRRAQRLVNAYIRQLLAQRRAIPEAQWPEDLLTKLMTTRDEETGATMADQLLLDNGITLFFAGHETTARTLSFLWYALSQNPEVEARLHAELDSVLGDAPPTIDDLKKLPYTLRVVKEVLRLYPAAPFYARDAIAEDSLDGVTIPAGSRMLLFSYATHRHPDFWEDPERFEPDRWSPEREAARDSHAYHPFAAGQRICLGNNFSLFETHLITAMLARRFKVRLEPGHTPHIDTAGTLGVRNGLWMRIEAR